From Arachis stenosperma cultivar V10309 chromosome 2, arast.V10309.gnm1.PFL2, whole genome shotgun sequence, one genomic window encodes:
- the LOC130962923 gene encoding uncharacterized protein LOC130962923 encodes MAPNRSWMSRRQDCTGHLSEEFKKGVVEFIDFVERNPTVIDSLGCILCPCTKCKNRLRDEIFWVEKHLCDRGFMEGYINWTAHGEERWVEQDATNVTQEHEEENTNPYVDMVIDAAGDNLNIVEGLEEDPNPSASKFYKLLRSADEPLWDGCTKHTILSAVTQLVYLKSEFNMSESCYNRMVAIIKSMLPESEKLPEDFYRSKKMIQELGLRYEKIDACPNHYMLYYRETSDKISYVACTTCGHPRFKPKGRDTANSSRDVPYSILRYFPITPRLQRLFMSKTTAQYMKWHVDGVRQDESVITHPADADAWKQFDATHKIFAQESRNVRLGLCTDGFNPFSGSKTPYSCWPVFVTPYNLPPSMCMRREYIFLSLLIPGPKSPGKKLDVYLRPLIDELKVLWDNGVTTYDAWEKKNFNMKAALLWTISDFPAYGMLSGWSTHGRLSCPICMKNTKSFRLQHGAKPCWFDCHRQYLPPGHAFRRDRYSFKKSMVENTFPPKRMSGVEILNELDKLEEANLGANPRGKKGDFGTIHNWVRKSIFWELPYWSTNLIRHNLDIMHIEKNVFDNIFNTVMDVKGKTKDNANAREDLKIICKRPNLELVFENGKCKKPKATYVLDSQQRRTVCEWIKQLKFPDGYASNISRCINLADGKIYGMKSHDSHVFMERLIPLAFRDVLPKSIWGVLTELSLFFKQICATEIRPDAVEKVEISIIETVCKLEKIFPPAFFDVMEHLVIHIPYEAKVGGPVQYRWMYPFERCMLYLKRKVRNKARVEGSICEAYILEEISNFTSMYFESTVHTRRTQVPRNDDGGSNMDENHLSIFRYPCLSIGRGSKKYLTDDELHIAHTYILVNCEEIEPYLQQFENSLKELHPNISEDEILNARDKDFSRWIKNQVDIGHIESRMIQQIAHGPSKFVSSYNGLKVNGYRFHTKDHDKNRATMNSGVCFKGNIYGENDLDYYDILEEILELSYLGYGNTVFIFRCCWFDPINGVKVDERYGLVDIKYKSRLQSNEPFVLAEQAQQDEVIALFDANAPMEEVNVEDINCPMDTLFNDEFINDNEEFDSEDSESASSEPENEDYVM; translated from the exons ATGGCACCCAATAGAAGTTGGATGTCACGAAGGCAAGATTGCACTGGTCATCTAAGCGAGGAATTTAAGAAAGGTGTTGTGGAATTCATTGATTTTGTAGAAAGAAACCCAACAGTCATTGATAGTTTAGGTTGCATTCTTTGTCCATgcacaaaatgtaagaacagaCTTAGGGATGAAATATTTTGGGTTGAAAAGCATTTGTGTGATCGTGGGTTTATGGAGGGTTATATAAACTGGACTGCTCATGGTGAGGAAAGATGGGTTGAACAGGACGCAACAAATGTtacccaagaacatgaagaGGAGAATACAAATCCATATGTAGACATGGTTATTGATGCTGCAGGTGATAACTTAAACATAGTGGAAGGATTAGAAGAGGATCCAAATCCATCCGCGTCGAAGTTTTATAAGTTGCTGAGGAGTGCTGATGAACCTTTGTGGGATGGCTGCACCAAGCATACAATATTGTCAGCTGTAACCCAGCTAGTTTACTTGAAGTCAGAATTCAACATGAGTGAGAGCTGTTATAATCGAATGGTTGCCATAATCAAGAGCATGCTCCCAGAATCAGAGAAGTTGCCAGAAGATTTCTACCGGTCAAAGAAAATGATTCAAGAATTGGGATTAAGATAtgagaaaattgatgcttgtcCTAATCACTACATGCTATATTATAGAGAAACAAGTGACAAGATTAGTTATGTAGCCTGCACAACGTGTGGACATCCACGATTTAAGCCAAAGGGAAGGGATACAGCTAATAGTAGTAGGGATGTGCCATACTCAATATTGAGATATTTTCCTATTACTCCAAGGCTTCAACGTTTGTTTATGTCTAAAACTACTGCGCAATATATGAAGTGGCATGTGGATGGAGTACGCCAAGATGAATCGGTGATCACACATCCGGCTGATGCTGATGCTTGGAAACAATTTGATGCCACCCATAAAATATTTGCCCAAGAGTCTAGAAATGTTAGGCTTGGACTTTGCACTGATGGTTTTAATCCATTTTCTGGCTCGAAGACTCCATACTCATGTTGGCCTGTGTTTGTCACACCTTACAATCTTCCTCCAAGTATGTGCATGAGAAGAGAGTACATATTCCTCAGTCTTTTGATCCCTGGACCGAAGTCTCCAGGAAAAAAATTAGATGTTTATCTTAGACCACTGATTGATGAGTTAAAGGTTTTGTGGGACAATGGTGTTACTACTTATGATGCatgggaaaagaaaaattttaacatgAAGGCAGCATTATTGTGGACTATAAGCGATTTTCCGGCTTATGGAATGTTGTCTGGTTGGAGCACACACGGTCGTCTTTCTTGTCCGATTTGCATGAAGAACACTAAATCATTTCGACTACAACACGGCGCTAAACCCTGTTGGTTTGATTGTCATCGACAGTACTTGCCTCCTGGTCATGCATTTCGTCGTGATCGGTACTCTTTTAAAAAGTCAATGGTGGAAAACACTTTTCCACCGAAACGAATGAGTGGAGTTGAAATATTAAATGAGCTGGACAAACTCGAAGAAGCTAACTTAGGGGCTAATCCGAGAGGAAAAAAGGGTGACTTTGGTACCATTCATAATTGGGTGAGAAAAAGCATATTTTGGGAGTTGCCTTATTGGTCAACTAATTTGATAAGACACAATTTAGACATTATGCACATagaaaaaaatgtttttgacaacATCTTTAACACTGTTATGGACGTAAAGGGCAAGACAAAAGACAATGCAAATGCAAGAGAAGATTTGAAGATAATATGCAAGCGCCCTAACTTGGAGTTGGTATTTGAGAATGGAAAGTGCAAAAAACCAAAAGCAACATATGTCTTAGATTCTCAACAAAGGAGGACAGTATGTGAGTGGATAAAGCAATTAAAATTTCCTGATGGTTATGCATCAAATATTTCACGATGTATTAATCTAGCGGATGGGAAGATATACGGAATGAAGAGTCACGACAGCCATGTTTTCATGGAAAGACTGATTCCATTGGCCTTTCGAGACGTGTTGCCAAAATCCATATGGGGAGTGCTAACAGAGCTCAGCTTGTTCTTTAAACAAATTTGTGCTACTGAAATACGCCCTGATGCTGTGGAGAAGGTAGAGATTTCCATTATTGAAACGGTTTGTAAGCTGGAAAAAATTTTTCCGCCAGCTTTCTTTGATGTGATGGAGCATTTAGTTATCCACATCCCCTATGAAGCTAAGGTTGGAGGACCTGTGCAGTATCGATGGATGTATCCATTTGAAAGGTGTATGCTATACTTAAAACGAAAAGTACGAAATAAGGCAAGAGTTGAAGGATCTATTTGCGAAGCATATATTTTGGaagaaatttcaaattttacttcTATGTATTTTGAGTCAACAGTACACACAAGGCGGACTCAAGTTCCTAGGAACGATGATGGTGGTTCAAATATGGATGAAAATCACTTGTCTATTTTTAGATACCCATGCCTTTCCATCGGGCGAGGTTCAAAGAAATACTTAACTGATGACGAGCTTCATATCGCCCATACATACATTCTTGTCAACTGCGAAGAAATAGAACCTTATCTCCA ACAATTTGAGAATTCACTAAAAGAATTACATCCAAATATTTCCGAAGATGAAATATTAAATGCCCGCGATAAGGACTTCAGTAGATGGATAAAGAATCAA GTAGATATAGGTCACATTGAAAGTAGAATGATTCAACAGATAGCTCATGGTCCTTCCAAGTTTGTCTCTTCGTACAATGGCTTAAAGGTTAATGGATATAGATTTCATACTAAGGATCACGACAAAAATAGAGCTACCATGAATAGTGGGGTATGTTTTAAGGGAAATATTTATGGGGAAAATGACTTAGACTACTACGACATTCTTGAGGAGATATTGGAACTGTCATACTTAGGCTATGGAAATACTGTATTTATCTTTCGATGCTGCTGGTTTGACCCAATTAATGGAGTAAAAGTTGATGAGAGATATGGGTTAGTGGACATAAAGTATAAATCAAGACTACAATCAAACGAGCCGTTTGTTTTGGCTGAACAAGCACAACAG GATGAAGTTATTGCATTGTTTGATGCAAATGCTCCAATGGAAGAAGTAAACGTAGAAGATATAAATTGCCCAATGGACACTTTGTTCAATGATGAGTTCATCAACGATAACGAAGAATTTGATAGTGAAGATAGTGAAAGTGCTAGTTCCGAACCTGAGAATGAAGACTATGTGATGTAG